One genomic region from Neospora caninum Liverpool complete genome, chromosome V encodes:
- a CDS encoding putative NOL1/NOP2/sun family domain-containing protein gives MNAFRLRHLEQALELYHKLPATPSASSSASPSLPLDLFVRHYFKCHKSINSADKLFITSHLYQIVKWKGLLDFLTPPPAAWSSRIRTYFISDRWKLHSTNERLPPHLRCSFPEPLFARLEAALGTVKAIQVCNILNEDPPTFLRVNSNKISRERLYKFLLNKGVLVEKCVNSPFGLVLPQRQKLGDLPEFKSGFFDIQDEASQLVAFKLQVEPGQKVLDYCAGSGGKTLAFGPLLGNTGRLYLHDTREHMLLEAKKRLKRAGIQNYQVLFPHATPDHVFKKLRGQMDWVSGST, from the exons ATGAACGCGTTTCGCCTGCGCCACCTCGAGCAGGCTCTTGAACTCTACCATAAGCTCCCCGCCActccgtctgcttcctcctccgcgtctccgtctctgccccTCGATCTCTTTGTTCGACACTACTTCAAATGCCACAAGTCCATCAACAGCGCAGACAAACTCTTCATCACTAGCCACCTGTATCAGATCGTCAAGTGGAAAGGGCTTCTCGACTTCCTCACTCCGCCCCCGGCTGCGTGGAGCAGCCGCATCAGAACCTACTTCATTTCTGATAG GTGGAAGTTGCACTCGACCAACGAACGCCTTCCTCCACATCTGCGCTGTTCTTTCCCCGAGCCTCTGTTTGCTCGCTTGGAGGCAGCCCTGGGGACGGTAAAGGCAATCCAGGTCTGTAACATTCTGAATGAGGATCCTCCGACCTTCCTGCGTGTCAACTCAAACAAGATATCCCGAGAAAGACTCTACAAATTTCTTCTTAACAAGG gcgttCTCGTTGAAAAGTGCGTCAACTCGCCTTTTggtctcgtccttcctcaGAGACAAAAGCTCGGAGATTTGCCTGAATTCAAGAGTGGTTTCTTCGACATTCAGGACGAGGCTTCTCAGCTGGTCGCGTTCAAGCTCCAG GTTGAACCGGGGCAGAAGGTTTTGGACTACTGCGCCGGAAGCGGAGGGAAGACACTTGCCTTTGGGCCATTGCTTGGGAACACCGGTCGACTGTATTTACATGACACGAGGGAGCATATGCTTCtggaggcaaagaagaggtTAAAACGGGCAGGCATTCAAAACTATCAAGTTCTCTTTCCACACGCCACTCCCGACCATGTGTTCAAGAAGTTGAGAGGCCAAATGGACTGGGTGAGTGGCTCAACCTAA